Proteins encoded by one window of Kribbella italica:
- a CDS encoding O-methyltransferase — protein sequence MRTAAARHWEGIIATGIDPASWAYAEDYTGETDTVAGARASAADSGISAIGPGAASALSVLAAAVGAKSVVEIGTGTGVSGLALLRGMRPDGTLTTVDIDAENQRLARKTFLDAGVPANRFRLIAGSALDVVTRLTDGHYDLVFCDADKREYTAYLHEALRLLRPGGVVAFDNALHEGRVADPSHRDPDTTAVRDLIRAIRDDDDLVSALLPCGDGLLTAVKRAES from the coding sequence ATGAGGACTGCAGCGGCGAGACATTGGGAGGGCATCATCGCCACCGGCATCGACCCCGCGTCCTGGGCGTACGCCGAGGACTACACCGGCGAGACCGACACGGTCGCCGGTGCCCGGGCGAGCGCCGCCGACAGCGGGATCTCCGCGATCGGACCCGGCGCCGCCTCCGCCCTGAGCGTGCTGGCCGCCGCCGTCGGCGCCAAGTCGGTGGTCGAGATCGGCACCGGGACGGGCGTGTCCGGCCTCGCGCTGCTGCGCGGCATGCGCCCCGACGGCACGCTGACCACGGTCGACATCGACGCCGAGAACCAGCGCCTGGCCCGCAAGACCTTCCTCGACGCCGGCGTCCCCGCGAACCGCTTCCGCCTGATCGCCGGCTCCGCCCTGGACGTCGTCACCCGCCTGACCGACGGCCACTACGACCTGGTCTTCTGCGACGCCGACAAGCGCGAGTACACGGCGTACCTGCACGAGGCCCTGCGCCTGCTCCGCCCCGGCGGCGTCGTCGCCTTCGACAACGCCCTCCACGAGGGCCGCGTCGCCGACCCCTCCCACCGCGACCCCGACACCACCGCCGTCCGCGACCTCATCCGAGCCATCCGCGACGACGACGACCTGGTCTCGGCCCTCCTCCCCTGCGGCGACGGCCTCCTCACGGCCGTCAAACGCGCGGAGAGCTGA
- a CDS encoding DeoR/GlpR family DNA-binding transcription regulator, whose amino-acid sequence MKRYERLNTLLESLAEKGAIDVDELAEQLHVSAATIRRDLDHLGKQQLLTRTRGGAVANAVSYDLPLRYKTARFASEKQRIAQAAATLVRRGMVIGMNGGTTISEVARTLATRPELSAEHGEPAFTLVTNALNIANELIVRPHVKMVLTGGVARPQSYEMIGPLSHRILADLSLDIAFIGVDGIDETGATAHHEGEANINQLIVSRAAKVVVVADSSKLGQRAFARICELSEIDTLVTDAQADESQLAVFKEAGIDVIRS is encoded by the coding sequence GTGAAGCGTTATGAACGGCTGAACACGTTGCTCGAGTCGCTGGCCGAGAAGGGCGCGATCGACGTCGACGAGCTCGCCGAGCAGCTGCACGTGTCCGCGGCGACGATCCGCCGCGACCTGGACCACCTGGGCAAGCAGCAGCTCCTCACCCGGACCCGCGGAGGCGCGGTCGCCAACGCGGTCTCCTACGACCTGCCGCTGCGCTACAAGACTGCGCGTTTCGCGTCGGAGAAGCAGCGGATCGCGCAGGCCGCGGCCACGCTGGTCCGGCGCGGCATGGTGATCGGCATGAACGGCGGCACCACCATCTCGGAGGTGGCGCGCACGCTGGCGACCCGGCCGGAGCTGTCGGCCGAGCACGGCGAGCCGGCCTTCACGCTCGTCACCAACGCGCTGAACATCGCCAACGAACTGATCGTCCGCCCGCACGTGAAGATGGTGCTGACCGGTGGTGTGGCGCGGCCGCAGTCCTACGAGATGATCGGACCGCTGTCGCACCGGATCCTGGCCGACCTGTCGCTGGACATCGCCTTCATCGGGGTCGACGGCATCGACGAGACCGGTGCCACCGCCCACCACGAGGGCGAGGCGAACATCAACCAGCTGATCGTCAGCCGGGCCGCCAAGGTGGTCGTGGTCGCCGACTCCTCGAAGCTCGGCCAGCGCGCCTTCGCCCGGATCTGCGAGCTGAGCGAGATCGACACGCTCGTCACCGACGCGCAGGCCGACGAGTCCCAGCTGGCCGTGTTCAAGGAAGCCGGCATCGACGTCATCCGGTCCTGA
- a CDS encoding SRPBCC family protein has protein sequence MTIERFEVQRQVAAAPEKVFAVLRDPQGHVAIDSSGMLQSAEGTPVGAVGDEFVVHMDRESLNDLPMGKYDVTVIITRFVPDVEIEWTISGTIQPPIQHLYGYRLEPSETGTLVTSYYDWSRIAERYRKAEIFPVIPEAGLRATLGILARTVEVSAGR, from the coding sequence ATGACGATCGAGCGGTTCGAGGTCCAGCGGCAGGTCGCGGCGGCACCGGAGAAGGTGTTCGCGGTGCTCCGCGACCCGCAGGGGCACGTCGCGATCGACAGCTCCGGCATGTTGCAGTCGGCCGAGGGGACGCCGGTCGGTGCCGTCGGCGACGAGTTCGTCGTGCACATGGACCGCGAGTCGCTGAACGACCTGCCGATGGGCAAGTACGACGTGACCGTGATCATCACGCGGTTCGTACCGGACGTGGAGATCGAGTGGACGATCTCCGGGACGATCCAGCCGCCGATCCAGCACCTGTACGGCTACCGGCTGGAGCCGTCGGAGACCGGGACCCTGGTCACGTCGTACTACGACTGGAGCCGGATCGCGGAGCGCTACCGCAAGGCGGAGATCTTCCCGGTGATCCCCGAAGCCGGCCTCCGCGCCACGCTCGGCATCCTCGCCCGCACGGTCGAGGTCAGCGCTGGTAGGTGA
- a CDS encoding S1C family serine protease: MTPPAAQNGAAPLATPGGDAAYRQAERSVTQRSFGQPQEPGFRPVYPGQAWPTQPQPAYVPPPPLDWHQQQARAYTPSQPPKNPNGNRTILIAAIVSLIVALIAGAGAAATVVALDRPDPIADQSGPEIGNGTDPKIRTGSVSAVAQALLPSVVQLKVEGADNSNATGSGFVIDTSGHILTNNHVVSAAANGGSIQVVTQQGKAATARLVGRSPAYDLAVVQVVGINAPAVQFGRSDQAIVGQDVVAIGSPLGLAGTVTSGIVSAKNRPVTAGGEGEISYINALQTDAAINPGNSGGPLVDMNAKVIGVNSAIATVRGAEEGSSGNIGLGFAIPIDQARRTAQQLIASGKASYPVIGANVDMRFEGGARVTDVTAGSPASQAGLRTGDVVTSINNQPVDTAEGLIVAIRTHRPGETIRLDYQRAGRPRQATVTLGQQTG, from the coding sequence TTGACACCGCCTGCGGCGCAGAACGGGGCTGCGCCTCTGGCGACTCCCGGTGGGGACGCCGCCTACCGGCAGGCCGAGCGGTCGGTGACGCAGCGGAGCTTCGGGCAACCCCAGGAGCCTGGGTTCCGGCCCGTGTACCCGGGGCAGGCGTGGCCGACGCAGCCGCAGCCGGCGTACGTGCCTCCGCCGCCGCTCGACTGGCACCAGCAGCAGGCGCGGGCGTACACCCCGTCCCAGCCGCCGAAGAACCCCAACGGCAACCGGACGATCCTGATCGCGGCGATCGTCTCGCTGATCGTCGCGCTCATCGCCGGTGCCGGTGCGGCCGCGACCGTCGTCGCGCTGGACCGTCCCGACCCGATCGCCGACCAGTCGGGCCCGGAGATCGGCAACGGCACCGACCCGAAGATCCGCACCGGCAGTGTGTCGGCGGTCGCCCAGGCCCTGCTGCCGAGCGTCGTCCAGCTCAAGGTCGAAGGCGCCGACAACAGCAACGCGACCGGTTCCGGGTTCGTGATCGACACCTCCGGGCACATCCTGACCAACAACCACGTCGTCTCGGCCGCGGCCAACGGCGGCTCGATCCAGGTCGTCACCCAGCAGGGCAAGGCGGCCACGGCCCGCCTGGTCGGCCGCTCCCCGGCGTACGACCTGGCGGTCGTGCAGGTGGTCGGGATCAACGCTCCGGCGGTCCAGTTCGGCCGCTCCGACCAGGCGATCGTCGGGCAGGACGTGGTGGCGATCGGTTCGCCGCTCGGCCTGGCCGGCACCGTCACCTCCGGCATCGTCTCGGCCAAGAACCGCCCGGTCACGGCCGGCGGCGAGGGCGAGATCTCCTACATCAACGCGCTGCAGACCGACGCCGCGATCAACCCGGGCAACTCCGGCGGCCCGCTGGTCGACATGAACGCGAAGGTGATCGGCGTGAACTCCGCGATCGCCACCGTGCGCGGCGCCGAGGAGGGCAGCAGCGGCAACATCGGCCTCGGTTTCGCGATCCCGATCGACCAGGCCCGGCGGACCGCGCAGCAGCTGATCGCCAGCGGCAAGGCGTCGTACCCGGTGATCGGGGCGAACGTGGACATGCGGTTCGAGGGCGGCGCGCGGGTCACCGACGTGACGGCGGGCTCGCCGGCGTCGCAGGCCGGACTACGGACCGGTGACGTCGTGACCTCGATCAACAACCAGCCGGTCGACACGGCCGAGGGACTGATCGTCGCGATCCGCACCCACCGGCCGGGCGAGACCATCCGGCTCGACTACCAGCGCGCCGGCCGTCCGCGGCAGGCCACCGTCACCCTCGGCCAGCAGACCGGCTGA
- a CDS encoding amidohydrolase family protein, with the protein MAVDVHTHLVPKGWPDLATACGGTGWPWLRVDSERAAMIMVGETEFRPVGPQAWDTGVRRTDMDADGIDLQVVSPTPVFFGYERPADQAVKLARIFNDRTLETLAGDERFVPFCQVPLQDPDAACAELDRCLDAGHVGVEIGNHVGDRDLDDDGIVAFLTHCAHVGAPVLVHPWDMPGGPRIDRWMARWLTGMPAETHLSVLAMILGGAFDRLPPELRICFAHGGGSFPFWLGRLDNAWHRRGDIVRGASMHAPSHYLDRFFVDTVVFDEAPLRLLVDTLGEDRVMVGSDYPYPLGERPAGEVVRRAGFLSDGQRHKLLTANATRYLGRSG; encoded by the coding sequence ATGGCAGTTGACGTCCACACCCACCTCGTCCCCAAAGGCTGGCCTGATCTGGCAACAGCCTGTGGGGGGACCGGGTGGCCGTGGTTGCGGGTCGATTCCGAGCGGGCCGCGATGATCATGGTCGGGGAGACCGAGTTCCGGCCGGTCGGGCCGCAGGCGTGGGACACCGGCGTACGGCGTACGGACATGGATGCCGACGGCATCGATCTGCAGGTGGTGTCACCGACGCCGGTGTTCTTCGGGTACGAGCGGCCGGCCGACCAGGCGGTCAAGCTGGCCAGGATCTTCAACGACCGCACGCTGGAGACGCTGGCGGGGGACGAGCGGTTCGTGCCGTTCTGCCAGGTCCCGCTGCAGGACCCGGACGCGGCGTGCGCCGAGCTGGACCGGTGCCTGGACGCGGGCCACGTCGGGGTCGAGATCGGCAACCACGTCGGCGACCGCGACCTCGACGACGACGGGATCGTTGCCTTCCTCACCCATTGCGCGCACGTTGGCGCGCCGGTGCTGGTGCACCCGTGGGACATGCCGGGCGGCCCGCGGATCGACCGCTGGATGGCGCGCTGGCTGACCGGGATGCCCGCGGAGACACATCTTTCGGTGCTCGCGATGATCCTCGGCGGCGCCTTCGACCGGTTGCCGCCGGAGCTGCGGATCTGTTTCGCGCACGGCGGCGGCAGCTTCCCGTTCTGGCTCGGCCGGCTCGACAACGCCTGGCACCGGCGCGGGGACATCGTCCGCGGCGCCTCGATGCATGCCCCGAGCCACTATCTGGACCGCTTCTTTGTCGATACCGTGGTGTTCGACGAAGCCCCGCTGCGGCTGCTGGTCGACACGCTGGGTGAGGACCGGGTGATGGTCGGCAGTGACTATCCGTACCCGTTGGGTGAGCGCCCGGCCGGTGAGGTGGTGCGCAGGGCCGGCTTCCTGTCCGACGGGCAGCGGCACAAGCTGCTGACCGCCAACGCGACGCGTTACCTGGGGAGGTCCGGATGA
- a CDS encoding DUF1772 domain-containing protein translates to MTKTTNHWLTITAAVGTALTGGVFFDFSLVVMPAVRELPAEQGIAAMRALNRTAPGPFALIAFCTAVVCAVVVVQAAVRRDRTAGPWVAAATAAFLLAAVVITGAANIPISASIDALDPAAPDTAARWDDLFTQWLWWNHARLLACLAATAAFVVAMRPQPSPVVTYQR, encoded by the coding sequence ATGACGAAGACAACGAATCACTGGCTGACGATCACGGCCGCGGTCGGTACGGCGCTGACCGGTGGCGTGTTCTTCGACTTCTCCCTGGTCGTCATGCCCGCCGTCCGTGAGCTGCCGGCCGAGCAGGGCATCGCCGCCATGCGAGCCCTCAACCGGACGGCGCCGGGCCCGTTCGCGCTGATCGCGTTCTGCACCGCCGTGGTGTGCGCCGTGGTCGTCGTCCAGGCCGCCGTCCGGCGGGACCGCACGGCCGGCCCGTGGGTCGCGGCCGCGACCGCCGCGTTCCTGCTCGCGGCGGTCGTCATCACGGGTGCGGCCAACATCCCCATCAGCGCGTCGATCGACGCGCTCGACCCGGCCGCCCCGGACACGGCCGCACGCTGGGACGACCTGTTCACCCAGTGGCTCTGGTGGAACCACGCCCGCCTGCTGGCCTGCCTCGCCGCCACCGCGGCCTTCGTCGTCGCGATGCGCCCGCAGCCCAGCCCGGTGGTCACCTACCAGCGCTGA
- a CDS encoding anti-sigma factor family protein encodes MTVQHPLDKLSAAVDGELDHDSRDRVLSHLVCCDSCRAEVDAQRRLKAQMSALEAPEPSTDLMQRLMGVPAFSLEPREEVRPVLTPAVTLSPQRSAFPAARTGATRPAARTTTPRSRRRTGVLGAAGSAAAVASLLGTAFVLGDPARGTEQPPVLAPPVASFSADHAATAGGSPFGDPVGFFNSYNGTGYAGLSPTLQPVALTGR; translated from the coding sequence ATGACCGTGCAGCATCCGCTGGACAAGCTGAGCGCCGCCGTCGACGGCGAGCTCGACCACGACTCCCGCGACCGGGTGCTGAGCCACCTGGTCTGCTGCGACTCCTGCCGCGCCGAGGTCGACGCCCAGCGCCGGCTGAAGGCGCAGATGTCGGCCCTGGAGGCTCCGGAGCCGTCGACCGACCTGATGCAGCGCCTGATGGGTGTACCCGCGTTCTCGCTGGAGCCGCGCGAGGAGGTGCGGCCGGTGCTCACGCCGGCTGTCACGCTCAGCCCGCAGCGCTCGGCGTTCCCGGCCGCCCGGACCGGTGCGACCCGGCCGGCAGCTCGTACGACGACGCCGAGGTCGCGCCGCCGGACCGGCGTACTGGGTGCTGCTGGGTCCGCTGCCGCTGTGGCGTCCCTGCTGGGGACGGCCTTCGTGCTGGGCGACCCGGCGCGTGGCACCGAGCAGCCGCCGGTGCTGGCGCCCCCGGTGGCCAGCTTCTCCGCCGACCACGCGGCCACTGCGGGCGGTAGCCCGTTCGGTGACCCGGTGGGCTTCTTCAACTCCTACAACGGGACTGGGTACGCCGGGCTGAGCCCGACGCTGCAGCCGGTGGCTCTGACGGGGCGCTGA
- a CDS encoding biotin/lipoyl-binding carrier protein — translation MSHTVVAELVANVLKVTAKAGDSVGPQDTLVILESMKMEIPVLAEVTGTITEFKVVEGEVVRDGDPIAVIEEK, via the coding sequence GTGAGTCACACCGTGGTGGCAGAGCTCGTGGCCAACGTCCTGAAGGTCACGGCCAAGGCGGGGGACAGCGTCGGGCCGCAGGACACCCTGGTGATCCTGGAGTCGATGAAGATGGAGATTCCGGTGCTGGCGGAGGTGACCGGGACGATCACCGAGTTCAAGGTGGTCGAGGGGGAAGTGGTCCGCGACGGGGACCCGATCGCGGTGATCGAGGAGAAATAG
- a CDS encoding alpha/beta hydrolase family protein, with protein MSEDRSVLSREAREPDEQLRYGADADHVVDVWHAKEYRPAVIFLHGGFWRPEYDRIHAGPLGEALAAEGWPVASVEYRRIPGQPDLTTNDIREALDRLPGLMDLQAGYVLVGHSAGGQLALWAAATLNPVQLRGVVALAPVADLLLADQLWLDDGAVQAFISSGVRNDLDPTHLPAPIAPVALIHGTRDQRVPLSLSESYVSAHPTAKLDRLDGVGHYELIDPLTDAWHTVTNEITRFTGHAETSPQQPGSPA; from the coding sequence ATGAGCGAAGACCGCTCTGTGCTGTCCCGCGAGGCCCGTGAGCCCGACGAGCAGCTCCGGTACGGCGCGGACGCCGACCACGTGGTCGACGTCTGGCACGCCAAGGAGTACCGCCCGGCCGTCATCTTCTTGCACGGCGGCTTCTGGCGGCCGGAGTACGACCGCATCCATGCCGGCCCGCTGGGCGAGGCGCTGGCCGCTGAGGGCTGGCCGGTGGCGTCTGTGGAGTACCGACGGATCCCCGGGCAGCCTGACCTCACGACGAACGACATCCGCGAGGCCCTGGACCGTCTGCCCGGCCTGATGGACCTGCAGGCCGGGTACGTCCTCGTAGGCCACTCAGCAGGCGGCCAGCTGGCCCTGTGGGCCGCCGCTACCCTCAACCCGGTCCAGCTCCGTGGTGTGGTCGCCCTGGCCCCCGTGGCCGACCTCCTCCTCGCCGACCAGCTCTGGCTCGACGACGGCGCCGTGCAGGCCTTCATCAGCTCCGGAGTCCGCAACGACCTGGACCCGACCCACCTGCCCGCCCCGATCGCCCCGGTCGCACTCATCCACGGCACCCGCGACCAGCGCGTCCCGCTGTCCCTGTCCGAGTCGTACGTCTCAGCGCACCCGACAGCCAAGCTGGACCGCCTGGACGGCGTAGGCCACTACGAGCTGATCGACCCCTTGACCGACGCCTGGCACACGGTCACCAACGAAATCACCCGCTTCACCGGCCACGCAGAAACGAGCCCGCAGCAGCCCGGCTCCCCGGCGTAA
- a CDS encoding SIS domain-containing protein, whose amino-acid sequence MTDTPFVSTEIATQPALWRQVAAGFAQYGGALPQPGQRVAAVGCGTSWFMAMAYAALREDLGQGETDAFAGSEFAFDRAYDAIVVISRSGTTTEVLDLIRRTSVPTIAITATPGSPIVELADHTIMLDFADEQSVVQTRFATTTLALLRVSLGQDLTQAAADAETALTIDVDELAKLEQVSYLGTRWTIGLAHEAGLKQREAASAWTEAYPAMDYRHGPIAIAQPGRGVWLFGEAPDGLLDDITATGATVVHHADLDPMASLVVAQRVAVAKSLALGLDPDQPRSLSRSVILG is encoded by the coding sequence ATGACCGACACCCCGTTCGTGAGCACCGAGATCGCCACCCAGCCGGCCCTGTGGCGACAGGTCGCGGCCGGTTTCGCGCAGTACGGTGGCGCACTCCCGCAACCCGGTCAACGGGTCGCGGCCGTGGGCTGCGGCACCTCCTGGTTCATGGCGATGGCGTACGCCGCGCTGCGCGAGGACCTCGGCCAGGGCGAGACCGACGCGTTCGCCGGCTCCGAGTTCGCCTTCGACCGCGCGTACGACGCGATCGTCGTGATCAGCCGGTCCGGTACGACGACCGAGGTGCTCGACCTGATCCGCCGTACGTCGGTGCCGACGATCGCGATCACCGCGACGCCCGGTTCGCCGATCGTCGAGCTGGCCGACCACACGATCATGCTGGACTTCGCCGACGAGCAGTCGGTCGTTCAGACCCGCTTCGCGACCACGACGCTGGCGCTGCTGCGGGTGTCGCTCGGCCAGGACCTGACCCAGGCCGCCGCCGACGCCGAGACCGCGCTGACGATCGACGTCGACGAACTGGCCAAGCTCGAGCAGGTCAGCTACCTCGGCACCCGCTGGACCATCGGCCTGGCCCACGAGGCTGGCCTGAAGCAGCGCGAGGCGGCGTCGGCCTGGACCGAGGCGTACCCGGCGATGGACTACCGCCACGGCCCGATCGCCATCGCCCAGCCCGGCCGCGGCGTCTGGCTCTTCGGCGAGGCCCCCGACGGCCTCCTCGACGACATCACCGCGACCGGCGCCACCGTGGTGCACCACGCCGACCTCGACCCGATGGCCTCCCTGGTGGTGGCCCAGCGGGTCGCCGTCGCCAAGTCCCTCGCGCTCGGCCTCGACCCGGACCAGCCGCGCAGCCTCAGCAGGTCGGTCATCCTCGGCTAG
- a CDS encoding sigma-E factor regulatory protein RseB domain-containing protein, with product MSTPRLVGPARLAVLVSTVLIGIGLPLPATAAPAPAASREDAPLAVSWLERAAAAPDHISYHGTQIVTSWGPQGSSSAMLDIVHAAAQGSEISLVGSGSSDAKSFVQRGIQGHSPAVDGGPLALLKATYQLVYRCCTDTIGRAAVLVEALRGDQTLAARFWIDQATGLLLQRQLFAADGEALVRATVFTDLEIENGEFLGHLPPMLPGGSDSMGIGGVDGLRTQGWTCTSELPASLELYDVHQDTAAGVLQFSYSDGLFNVSLFQQRGALDPKAVAGYGTMGTPGVHVRYGIPSYAVWSSGGIVYTLVGDLPPDVLARVVEAFPHEVPARVTPVRRMGTGLARIATWLTPMSALSWKLG from the coding sequence GTGAGCACTCCCCGGCTGGTCGGCCCTGCCCGGCTCGCGGTGTTGGTCAGCACTGTTCTGATCGGTATCGGCCTGCCCCTGCCCGCGACTGCCGCGCCCGCCCCGGCGGCTTCTCGTGAGGACGCGCCGCTGGCGGTCAGCTGGCTGGAGCGGGCCGCTGCCGCGCCAGACCACATCTCGTACCACGGCACGCAGATCGTCACCTCGTGGGGACCGCAGGGCTCGAGCTCGGCGATGCTCGACATCGTGCACGCGGCCGCGCAGGGCTCGGAGATCAGTCTGGTCGGCTCCGGCTCGTCCGACGCCAAGTCGTTCGTGCAGCGGGGTATCCAGGGGCACAGCCCGGCTGTGGATGGCGGACCGCTCGCGCTGCTCAAGGCGACGTACCAGCTGGTCTACCGGTGCTGCACGGACACGATCGGGCGGGCCGCCGTACTGGTGGAGGCCCTGCGCGGCGACCAGACGCTAGCGGCACGGTTCTGGATCGACCAGGCGACCGGGCTGCTGCTGCAGCGGCAGCTGTTCGCCGCGGACGGCGAGGCGCTGGTGCGGGCGACGGTGTTCACCGACCTCGAGATCGAGAACGGCGAGTTCCTCGGGCACCTGCCGCCGATGCTGCCGGGCGGGTCGGACTCGATGGGCATCGGCGGGGTCGACGGGCTGCGGACCCAGGGCTGGACCTGCACGAGCGAGCTGCCGGCGTCGCTGGAGCTGTACGACGTGCACCAGGACACGGCGGCCGGCGTCCTGCAGTTCTCGTACTCCGACGGCCTGTTCAACGTGTCGCTGTTCCAGCAGCGCGGGGCGCTCGACCCGAAGGCCGTCGCCGGGTACGGGACGATGGGCACGCCCGGAGTGCACGTACGGTACGGGATACCGTCGTACGCCGTATGGTCGTCGGGCGGGATCGTCTACACGCTCGTCGGCGACCTGCCCCCGGACGTGCTGGCACGGGTCGTGGAGGCGTTCCCGCACGAGGTGCCGGCCCGGGTGACACCGGTCCGGCGGATGGGTACTGGACTGGCCCGAATCGCGACGTGGCTCACTCCGATGAGTGCGCTCTCGTGGAAGCTGGGATAA
- the sigE gene encoding RNA polymerase sigma factor SigE has protein sequence MVVTLVAERTQGGVAVKPVDTSVVPALAPQPLPQDQPDVLPSWDEIVRTHSARVYRLAYRLTGNKHDAEDLTQEVFVRVFRSLSSYTPGTFEGWLYRITTNLFLDGARRRQRIRFDGLPEDAHDRLPAKGSGPAEKLDQDQFDHDVQHALDALPEDFRAAVVLCDIEGMTYDEIAAVLDVKLGTVRSRIHRGRSMLRKHLEHRAPRTGHSRVSGPPADGPLPGGGDDR, from the coding sequence ATGGTGGTCACACTCGTTGCCGAGCGGACCCAGGGAGGCGTTGCCGTGAAGCCGGTCGACACCTCCGTGGTGCCTGCCCTGGCCCCCCAGCCGCTCCCGCAGGACCAGCCGGACGTGCTGCCGTCCTGGGACGAGATCGTCCGGACCCACTCGGCCCGCGTCTACCGGCTGGCCTACCGCCTGACCGGCAACAAGCACGACGCCGAGGACCTGACCCAAGAGGTCTTCGTCCGGGTCTTCCGGTCGCTGTCGAGCTACACGCCGGGCACGTTCGAGGGCTGGCTGTACCGGATCACCACGAACCTGTTCCTGGACGGCGCCCGCCGCCGGCAGCGGATCCGTTTCGACGGGCTGCCCGAGGACGCGCACGACCGGCTGCCGGCCAAGGGCAGCGGCCCGGCCGAGAAGCTCGACCAGGACCAGTTCGACCACGACGTCCAGCACGCGCTCGACGCGTTGCCGGAGGACTTCCGCGCGGCCGTGGTGCTGTGCGACATCGAAGGCATGACGTACGACGAGATCGCCGCGGTGCTGGACGTCAAGCTCGGCACCGTCCGGAGCCGGATCCACCGCGGCCGCTCGATGCTGCGCAAGCACCTCGAGCACCGCGCGCCACGGACCGGCCACTCCCGCGTCAGCGGCCCGCCCGCGGACGGGCCCCTTCCCGGTGGAGGTGACGACCGATGA